A DNA window from Caretta caretta isolate rCarCar2 chromosome 7, rCarCar1.hap1, whole genome shotgun sequence contains the following coding sequences:
- the FLRT1 gene encoding leucine-rich repeat transmembrane protein FLRT1, translated as MTTASTVTSTVVTTASAMDLRDWLLLCYGLVAFLSEVMASGASCPSVCRCDNGFIYCNDRGLTSIPADIPDDATTLYLQNNQINNAGIPSNLKSKLNVQVIYLYENDLDEFPINLPRSLRELHLQDNNVRTIARDSLARIPLLEKLHLDDNSVSTVSIEDDAFADSTRLKLLFLSRNHLSSIPSGLPRTLEELRLDDNRISTIPLHAFKGLNSLRRLVLDGNLLANQRIADDTFSRLQNLSELSLVRNSLAAPPLNLPNSHLQKLYLQDNAISHIPYNTLSKMRELERLDLSNNNLTTLPKGLFDDLESLTQLLLRNNPWFCGCSLMWLRDWVKARASVVNVRGLMCQGPDKVRGMAIKDITNEMDECFEAGAQGNAVAAKTTTSHAAVTTPQGSLFTLKAKRPGIRLPDSNIDYPMATGTGTKALVLNVKPLTADSIQISWKAMLPAASFRLSWLRLGHSPAVGSITETLVQGDKTEYLLTALEPKSTYIICMVTMETGSTYVADETPVCAKAETADTYSPTTTLNREQNVDPMAGLPLAGIIGGAVALVFLFLVLAAICWYVHRTGELLTRERAYSRGSRKKDDYVESGTKKDNSILEIRGPGLQMLPINQHRAKEEYVIHTIFPSNGTSLYKSTHTIGYGTTRGYRDGGIPDIDYTYT; from the coding sequence ATGACAACAGCATCCACGGTGACCTCCACGGTGGTGACCACAGCATCAGCCATGGACCTGCGTGACTGGCTCTTGCTGTGCTATGGCCTGGTGGCCTTCCTGAGCgaggtgatggccagtggtgcCTCCTGCCCCTCGGTGTGCCGCTGCGACAACGGCTTCATCTACTGCAACGACCGGGGCCTGACTTCCATCCCAGCCGACATCCCCGACGATGCCACCACCCTGTACCTACAGAACAACCAGATCAACAACGCTGGTATCCCCTCCAACCTCAAGTCCAAACTCAACGTCCAGGTGATCTATCTCTATGAGAACGACCTGGACGAGTTCCCTATCAACCTGCCACGCTCACTGCGGGAGCTACACCTCCAGGACAACAATGTGCGCACCATCGCTCGCGACTCCCTGGCCCGCATCCCCCTGCTGGAGAAGCTCCACCTGGACGACAACTCCGTCTCCACTGTCAGCATTGAGGATGACGCCTTTGCTGACAGCACCCGCCTCAAGCTGCTCTTCCTGTCCCGCAACCACCTCAGCAGCATCCCGTCTGGCCTGCCTCGCACTTTGGAGGAGCTGCGGCTGGATGACAACCGCATCTCCACCATCCCGCTGCATGCTTTCAAAGGGCTGAACAGCCTGCGGCGGCTGGTGCTGGATGGGAACCTGTTGGCCAACCAGCGCATCGCCGACGACACCTTCAGTCGGCTGCAGAACCTCAGCGAGCTGTCCCTGGTGCGCAACTCTCTGGCTGCCCCTCCGCTCAATCTGCCCAACTCCCATTTGCAGAAGCTGTACCTCCAGGATAACGCCATCAGCCACATCCCCTACAACACCCTGTCCAAAATGAGGGAGCTTGAGAGGCTGGACTTGTCCAACAACAACCTCACCACTCTGCCCAAGGGCCTGTTCGATGACCTGGAGAGCCTGacccagctgctgctcaggaaCAACCCTTGGTTCTGTGGTTGCAGCCTCATGTGGCTGAGGGACTGGGTCAAGGCCCGGGCTTCAGTGGTCAACGTGAGGGGGCTGATGTGTCAAGGGCCAGATAAAGTGAGAGGCATGGCCATCAAGGACATCACCAACGAGATGGATGAGTGCTTTGAGGCGGGTGCACAGGGCAATGCAGTGGCAGCCAAGACCACCACCAGCCACGCAGCCGTCACTACACCTCAGGGCTCCCTCTTCACCCTCAAGGCCAAGCGACCTGGGATCCGCCTGCCAGACTCCAACATTGACTACCCCATGGCCACAGGGACCGGCACCAAGGCTTTGGTTCTCAACGTCAAGCCACTGACGGCCGATAGCATCCAGATTAGCTGGAAGGCCATGCTACCTGCTGCTTCCTTCCGGCTCAGCTGGCTGCGTCTGGGTCACAGCCCAGCGGTAGGCTCCATCACCGAGACCCTGGTGCAAGGGGACAAGACCGAGTACTTGCTAACGGCCCTGGAGCCCAAGTCCACCTACATCATCTGCATGGTCACCATGGAGACAGGCAGCACCTATGTGGCAGATGAAACTCCGGTGTGTGCCAAAGCAGAGACAGCTGACACCTACAGCCCCACTACCACCCTCAACCGGGAGCAGAACGTTGACCCAATGGCTGGGCTGCCTCTGGCAGGGATCATTGGTGGGGCAGTGGCCTTAGTCTTCCTCTTCCTGGTCTTGGCAGCCATTTGCTGGTATGTCCACCGGACGGGCGAGCTGCTGACGCGGGAGAGGGCCTACAGCAGGGGCAGCCGGAAGAAAGACGACTACGTCGAATCGGGTACCAAGAAGGACAACTCCATCCTGGAGATCCGAGGTCCTGGGTTGCAGATGCTTCCCATCAACCAACACCGAGCCAAGGAGGAATACGTAATCCACACGATATTCCCATCCAACGGCACCAGCTTATACAAAAGCACCCATACCATCGGCTACGGCACAACCCGTGGATATAGAGACGGAGGCATCCCAGACATAGATTACACCTATACATGA